The following are encoded together in the Mesoterricola sediminis genome:
- the nrdR gene encoding transcriptional regulator NrdR — MRCPFCGHNEDKVVDSRESREGDAIRRRRECLACGRRFTSYERLEELPILIVKKDGRREAFDPAKLMRGLTAACQKRPVPLARLEEVAGDIQARLMELPDREIPSRQLGELVMDALKGLDSVAYVRFASVYREFKDLPDFVRALEGLMGSAGAQPAPPPPPAPRTPKTAPPAAPAPPPLVKRQPAPPKTTEGPSFATPLFEGVEPEDPGVPRRRKSR; from the coding sequence ATGCGGTGTCCCTTCTGCGGCCATAATGAGGACAAAGTGGTGGATTCGCGCGAATCCCGGGAGGGGGACGCCATCCGTCGCCGGCGCGAATGCCTCGCCTGCGGGCGGCGTTTCACCAGCTATGAGCGCCTGGAGGAGTTGCCCATCCTCATCGTGAAGAAGGACGGGCGCCGCGAGGCCTTCGACCCCGCCAAGCTCATGCGGGGCCTCACCGCCGCCTGCCAGAAGCGCCCGGTGCCCCTGGCCCGCCTGGAGGAGGTCGCCGGGGACATCCAGGCCCGCCTCATGGAACTGCCCGACCGGGAAATCCCCAGCCGCCAGCTGGGGGAACTGGTGATGGACGCCCTCAAGGGGCTGGATTCCGTCGCCTACGTGCGCTTCGCGAGCGTCTACCGCGAATTCAAGGACCTGCCCGACTTCGTGAGGGCCCTGGAGGGCCTCATGGGCAGCGCCGGCGCCCAGCCGGCGCCTCCGCCGCCCCCGGCCCCCCGGACCCCGAAGACGGCCCCGCCCGCGGCCCCCGCCCCGCCCCCCCTCGTGAAGCGGCAGCCCGCCCCCCCCAAGACCACCGAAGGCCCCTCCTTCGCGACGCCCCTCTTCGAGGGGGTGGAGCCCGAGGACCCCGGGGTTCCCAGGCGTCGCAAATCCCGTTGA
- a CDS encoding S1/P1 nuclease produces MRLLPALLALALLPAPPLAAWGRKGHRIVAALALQDLPAGPRAWFEGQEAFVEAHSSDPDTWKHDPLEGPRHFLEMERYGDHVPTLVSEARTQLGPAVFQRAGQLPWVIQDRVKDLAQAFLKGDRTQVAFLASVLSHYVGDLHVPLHTAENYDGQRTRQRGVHSRWETGLVDRLAGPAPEVRPAELTRNLYQACWTWLEESHALVDGVLRDDRLADPGATGKAAKPETYWLVFAKTQGPVVREQLSRAGQRTAQLILLAWTLAKSPAAPAVEGPVAQAEPKRPD; encoded by the coding sequence ATGCGCCTGCTGCCCGCCCTCCTCGCCCTGGCCCTCCTCCCCGCCCCGCCCCTCGCGGCCTGGGGCCGGAAGGGCCACCGCATCGTCGCCGCCCTGGCCCTCCAGGACCTGCCGGCTGGCCCTCGCGCCTGGTTCGAGGGCCAGGAAGCCTTCGTCGAAGCCCACAGCAGCGACCCCGACACCTGGAAGCACGATCCCCTGGAGGGGCCCCGGCACTTCCTGGAGATGGAGCGCTACGGGGACCACGTCCCCACCCTCGTCTCCGAAGCCCGGACCCAGCTGGGCCCCGCCGTCTTCCAGCGGGCCGGGCAGCTGCCCTGGGTGATCCAGGACCGGGTCAAGGACCTGGCCCAGGCCTTCCTCAAGGGGGACCGGACCCAGGTGGCCTTCCTCGCCTCGGTCCTGAGCCACTACGTGGGCGACCTCCACGTGCCCCTGCACACCGCCGAGAACTACGACGGCCAGCGCACCCGGCAGCGGGGGGTCCACAGCCGCTGGGAGACGGGCCTCGTCGACCGCCTCGCCGGGCCCGCCCCCGAGGTCCGCCCCGCCGAGCTGACCCGGAACCTGTACCAGGCCTGCTGGACCTGGCTCGAGGAGAGCCACGCCCTGGTGGACGGGGTCCTCCGGGACGACCGCCTCGCCGATCCCGGCGCCACCGGCAAGGCCGCCAAGCCCGAAACCTACTGGCTGGTCTTCGCCAAGACCCAGGGCCCCGTCGTCCGGGAGCAGCTCAGCCGAGCTGGCCAGCGAACGGCGCAACTCATCCTCCTGGCCTGGACCCTGGCCAAGTCCCCCGCGGCCCCGGCCGTGGAGGGCCCGGTCGCTCAAGCCGAACCGAAGCGCCCGGACTGA
- the gcvPB gene encoding aminomethyl-transferring glycine dehydrogenase subunit GcvPB has protein sequence MTPRNRESLIFERSVPGKVGMDLPRLDVPEAKDTRPEKLRRKGFDAMPSVSEVDVIRHFTRLSKWNYGVDDGLYPLGSCTMKHNPRLNEKTSGLPGFTDSHPMAPAEHVQGNLALIHTLQEWLKEITGLDAVTLQPSAGAAGELTGVMLIRAYHVAHGSKRRVILIPDSAHGTNPATAAMAGYEVLEIASQADGTVSFEDVTDAAGKVRKGLLTLARELGDEIAGLMITNPNTLGVFEYRIKDIAEVIHGVGGLVYMDGANMNALVGVARPGDFGVDVMHLNLHKTFSTPHGGGGPGSGPVACTKALEPFLPRPVVVRETQRVGEGQVARHTYRLDWDRPSSMGKVHTFFGNFGILVRALTYCLSHGGDGLREATLRAIVNANYIRKQLEGTYHLEYQTPTLHEVIFDDHDLAQHDIHTLDVAKGLIDRGFHPPTIYFPAIVHGALMIEPTESEGKDELDAFIDAMKDIAREAAENPEALHQAPVRAPMRRLDETTAARKPVLRWVKG, from the coding sequence ATGACTCCCCGAAACCGCGAATCCCTCATCTTCGAGCGTTCCGTGCCCGGCAAGGTCGGCATGGACCTGCCCCGCCTCGACGTGCCCGAGGCCAAGGACACCCGCCCCGAGAAGCTGCGCCGCAAGGGCTTCGACGCCATGCCCAGCGTCTCCGAGGTCGATGTCATCCGCCACTTCACCCGCCTTTCCAAGTGGAACTACGGCGTCGACGACGGGCTCTACCCCCTGGGCTCCTGCACCATGAAGCACAACCCCAGGCTCAACGAGAAGACCTCCGGCCTGCCGGGCTTCACGGACTCCCATCCGATGGCCCCCGCGGAGCACGTCCAGGGCAACCTGGCCCTCATCCACACCCTCCAGGAGTGGCTGAAGGAGATCACGGGCCTGGATGCCGTCACGCTGCAGCCCAGCGCCGGCGCCGCCGGCGAGCTCACCGGCGTCATGCTCATCCGCGCCTACCACGTGGCCCACGGCAGCAAGCGCCGGGTCATCCTGATCCCCGACAGCGCCCACGGCACCAACCCCGCGACGGCCGCCATGGCGGGCTACGAGGTGCTGGAGATCGCGAGCCAGGCCGACGGGACCGTCAGCTTCGAGGACGTCACCGACGCCGCCGGCAAGGTCCGGAAGGGCCTCCTGACCCTGGCCCGGGAGCTGGGCGACGAGATCGCCGGGCTCATGATCACCAACCCCAACACCCTGGGCGTCTTCGAATACCGCATCAAGGACATCGCCGAGGTGATCCACGGCGTCGGCGGCCTCGTCTACATGGACGGCGCCAACATGAACGCCCTGGTGGGCGTGGCCCGGCCCGGCGATTTCGGCGTCGACGTCATGCACCTCAACCTCCACAAGACCTTCAGCACCCCCCACGGGGGCGGCGGCCCCGGATCGGGCCCCGTGGCCTGCACCAAGGCCCTCGAGCCCTTCCTCCCCCGGCCCGTCGTGGTCCGGGAGACGCAGCGGGTCGGCGAAGGCCAGGTGGCCCGGCACACCTACCGCCTGGACTGGGACCGTCCCAGCAGCATGGGCAAGGTGCACACCTTCTTCGGCAACTTCGGCATCCTGGTCCGGGCCCTGACCTACTGCCTGAGCCACGGCGGGGACGGCCTCCGCGAGGCCACCCTGCGCGCCATCGTGAACGCCAACTACATCCGCAAGCAGCTGGAGGGGACCTACCACCTGGAGTACCAGACCCCCACCTTGCACGAGGTGATCTTCGACGACCACGACCTCGCCCAGCACGACATCCACACCCTGGACGTGGCCAAGGGGCTCATCGACCGCGGCTTCCATCCGCCGACGATCTACTTCCCCGCCATCGTCCACGGCGCGCTGATGATCGAGCCCACCGAGAGCGAGGGCAAGGACGAGCTCGACGCCTTCATCGACGCCATGAAGGACATCGCCCGGGAGGCCGCCGAGAACCCGGAGGCCCTCCACCAGGCCCCCGTCCGCGCCCCCATGCGGCGCCTGGACGAGACCACCGCCGCCCGCAAGCCGGTGCTGAGGTGGGTGAAGGGCTGA
- the lon gene encoding endopeptidase La produces the protein MAEEIQAPQVIDESPKIPDVLPVLPLRDVVVYPYVILPLSVSREKSLKAVDTALVENRMILLLSQRQVEMDDPGPEDLYKVGTAALIMRVLKLPDGRVRALVQGLQRVRVEYFTETATQFKAKVEIMAEAEVVERNIEIDALMRSVKQTLEKAVALGKNLPQEVLVIAANLDSPARLADMVASNLDLKPPQMQEVLEIANPVQRLKRVNELLMREIDLLEVQQKITMEARGEMDKSQREYYLRQQLKAIQQELGEGSELAEEIQAFRDKIAKMKVPEEPLTEIDRNLKKLERMHPDSSETAVTRTYLEWMTEMPWGTRTEDNLDLKEAKRVLDEDHFGLDKIKDRLVEYLAVRKLNPEHKGTILCFVGPPGTGKTSLGRSVARALGRKFSRISLGGVHDESEIRGHRRTYVGAMPGRIIQALHQVKSMNPVIMLDEVDKIGRDMRGDPSAALLEVLDPEQNHTFRDHYMNVPIDLSEVLFLTNANELDPIQPAFRDRMEIIHLSSYTLEEKVGIAERHLIPRQLQKNGITEKQLSFTQKGLQAIVTGYTRESGLRQLEREIGSVCRKVARRVAEGEQAGRMVLSEKNVHELLGPVKILQDERLKAPRVGVVTGLAWTSTGGDVLFVEALKMPGKGGLTLTGQLGDVMKESAQAALSYIRSRGEAFEIDAEVFQKNDLHIHFPEGAIPKDGPSAGLAIATVLLSVLKGVPIKNTFAMTGEIDLRGEALAIGGLKEKSLAALRMGVREIIIPFANQKDLEEIAPEVRKKLRFHPVKHVEEVFEMVLEGWVRPGSARKPRARRTQA, from the coding sequence GTGGCTGAAGAAATCCAGGCCCCCCAGGTCATCGACGAATCCCCGAAGATCCCCGACGTCCTTCCCGTGCTCCCCCTCCGGGACGTGGTGGTCTACCCCTACGTGATCCTCCCCCTCTCCGTGAGCCGGGAGAAATCGCTCAAGGCCGTGGACACCGCCCTGGTCGAGAACCGCATGATCCTGCTCCTGAGCCAGCGGCAGGTGGAGATGGACGATCCGGGTCCCGAGGACCTCTACAAGGTCGGCACCGCCGCCCTCATCATGCGCGTCCTGAAGCTGCCCGACGGCCGCGTCCGGGCCCTGGTGCAGGGCCTGCAGCGGGTGCGGGTGGAGTACTTCACCGAGACGGCCACCCAGTTCAAGGCCAAGGTGGAGATCATGGCCGAGGCCGAGGTCGTGGAGCGGAACATCGAGATCGACGCCCTCATGCGGTCCGTGAAGCAGACCCTGGAAAAGGCCGTCGCCCTCGGCAAGAACCTCCCCCAGGAGGTCCTGGTCATCGCGGCCAACCTGGACAGCCCCGCCCGGCTGGCCGACATGGTGGCTTCCAACCTGGATCTCAAGCCGCCCCAGATGCAGGAAGTGCTGGAGATCGCCAACCCCGTCCAGCGCCTCAAGCGGGTCAACGAGCTCCTCATGCGGGAGATCGACCTGCTGGAGGTCCAGCAGAAGATCACCATGGAAGCCCGCGGCGAGATGGACAAGAGCCAGCGGGAGTACTACCTCCGCCAGCAGCTCAAGGCCATCCAGCAGGAGCTGGGCGAGGGTTCGGAACTGGCCGAGGAGATCCAGGCCTTCCGCGACAAGATCGCCAAGATGAAGGTGCCCGAGGAGCCCCTCACCGAGATCGACCGCAACCTCAAGAAGCTCGAGCGGATGCACCCCGATTCCAGCGAGACCGCGGTCACCCGCACCTACCTGGAGTGGATGACGGAGATGCCCTGGGGCACCCGGACCGAGGACAACCTGGACCTCAAGGAGGCCAAGCGCGTGCTCGACGAGGACCACTTCGGCCTCGACAAGATCAAGGACCGGCTCGTGGAGTACCTCGCCGTCCGCAAGCTGAACCCCGAGCACAAGGGGACCATCCTCTGCTTCGTGGGCCCTCCGGGGACGGGCAAGACCTCCCTGGGCCGCAGCGTCGCGCGGGCCCTGGGCCGGAAGTTCAGCCGCATCTCCCTGGGCGGCGTGCACGACGAGAGCGAGATCCGGGGCCACCGCCGCACCTACGTGGGCGCCATGCCGGGCCGCATCATCCAGGCCCTGCACCAGGTCAAGTCCATGAATCCGGTCATCATGCTGGACGAGGTGGACAAGATCGGCCGCGACATGCGCGGGGATCCCTCCGCCGCCCTCCTCGAGGTGCTGGATCCGGAGCAGAACCACACGTTCCGCGACCACTACATGAACGTGCCCATCGATCTGTCCGAGGTGCTCTTCCTCACCAACGCCAACGAGCTGGACCCCATCCAGCCCGCCTTCCGGGACCGCATGGAGATCATCCACCTCTCCAGCTACACCCTGGAGGAGAAGGTGGGGATCGCCGAGCGCCACCTCATCCCCCGCCAGCTCCAGAAGAACGGCATCACCGAGAAGCAGCTCTCCTTCACCCAGAAGGGCCTCCAGGCCATCGTCACGGGCTACACCCGGGAATCGGGGCTCCGCCAGCTGGAGCGGGAGATCGGCAGCGTCTGCCGCAAGGTGGCCCGCCGCGTGGCCGAGGGCGAGCAGGCCGGACGGATGGTCCTCAGTGAGAAGAACGTCCACGAGCTCCTGGGCCCCGTGAAGATCCTCCAGGACGAGCGCCTCAAGGCGCCCCGGGTCGGCGTCGTCACCGGCCTCGCCTGGACCTCCACCGGGGGCGACGTGCTCTTCGTCGAGGCCCTGAAGATGCCCGGCAAGGGCGGCCTGACCCTGACCGGCCAGCTGGGCGACGTCATGAAGGAGAGCGCCCAGGCGGCCCTCTCGTACATCCGCAGCCGGGGCGAAGCCTTTGAGATTGATGCGGAAGTATTCCAGAAAAACGACTTGCACATCCACTTCCCCGAAGGGGCCATCCCCAAGGACGGCCCCAGCGCGGGCCTGGCCATCGCCACCGTCCTCCTGTCGGTCCTCAAGGGCGTGCCCATCAAGAACACGTTCGCCATGACCGGGGAGATCGACCTGCGGGGCGAGGCCCTGGCCATCGGCGGCCTGAAGGAGAAGTCCCTGGCCGCCCTCCGCATGGGCGTCCGGGAGATCATCATCCCCTTCGCCAACCAGAAGGACCTGGAGGAGATCGCCCCCGAGGTGCGCAAGAAGCTCCGCTTCCACCCCGTCAAGCACGTGGAGGAGGTCTTCGAGATGGTCCTGGAGGGGTGGGTCCGGCCCGGGTCGGCCCGCAAGCCCCGCGCCAGGCGGACCCAGGCCTAG
- a CDS encoding S1/P1 nuclease has translation MLRWLAPFLLATLLPAQALAWGSLGHRIVAVAAAHDLPPGPAAWFNGAEADLTAHAMDPDHWKGRDHLEGPRHYLDCELYGGPASVPRDPAVARARLGPEAFLLAGQVPWVVLERVDRLAQAFRAGDAGAVRVEAARLSHYVGDLSVPLHTTTNHNGELSGQHGIHHRWESGLVEDLVRKGGWRPPVRAIRRLDDVPGAPWAWLADSHALVPGVLAADLEAAGRPEPAPTWRSHAYWQVFLDLQGRQVERQLDVAAVRTAQLILEAWHRAGEPPAPASR, from the coding sequence ATGCTCCGATGGCTCGCCCCATTCCTCCTCGCCACCCTCCTTCCCGCCCAGGCCCTGGCCTGGGGCAGCCTCGGCCACCGCATCGTGGCCGTGGCGGCCGCCCATGACCTCCCCCCCGGCCCCGCGGCGTGGTTCAACGGGGCCGAGGCGGACCTGACCGCCCACGCCATGGACCCCGACCACTGGAAGGGCCGGGATCACCTGGAGGGCCCCCGCCACTACCTGGACTGCGAGCTCTACGGCGGCCCCGCCTCGGTCCCCCGCGATCCCGCGGTGGCCCGGGCCCGGCTCGGCCCCGAGGCCTTCCTCCTGGCCGGGCAGGTGCCCTGGGTCGTCCTGGAGCGCGTGGACCGGCTCGCCCAGGCCTTCCGCGCCGGGGACGCCGGCGCGGTGCGGGTCGAGGCGGCCCGCCTCTCCCATTACGTGGGGGACCTGAGCGTGCCCCTCCACACCACCACGAACCACAACGGCGAGCTCTCGGGGCAGCACGGGATCCACCACCGCTGGGAATCGGGTCTGGTGGAGGACCTGGTGCGCAAGGGGGGCTGGCGCCCGCCGGTCCGGGCCATCCGGCGGCTGGACGATGTCCCCGGCGCCCCCTGGGCCTGGCTCGCCGACAGCCACGCCCTGGTTCCCGGCGTCCTCGCCGCCGACCTGGAGGCCGCGGGCCGGCCCGAGCCGGCCCCCACCTGGCGGAGCCACGCCTACTGGCAGGTCTTCCTGGATCTCCAGGGCCGCCAGGTGGAACGCCAGCTCGACGTCGCCGCCGTCCGCACCGCCCAGTTGATCCTCGAGGCCTGGCACCGGGCCGGTGAGCCCCCCGCCCCCGCTTCCCGCTGA
- a CDS encoding M2 family metallopeptidase, protein MRLLPALVLGIPLAAQALHPAQERAERFLQLVNSGYQALTYVQQEAAWAASTDVTPAHDAAAETAGKALAAFTGNPALIREAKELLAHKRELKETTWRQLEWVLLNAAEGPMTQPALTRDRIAAETLQASLLNGFTWKMDGKPLTANDIDGILGASANLAERQKVWEASKENGAILRANLLKLRDLRNGCARELGYPDYFSLQTAKHGMTRQEMVDLHRAFLKELRPLYLQLHTWVKYEMARKFGQPVPKTIPAHWINNRWSQNWTGFVDGVDFDPFFKGWTPERIVQTAEAFYTGLGFPKLPATFWAKSDLYPVPKGSDRKKNSHASCWHLDLGTDVRSLMSVEPNMEWFSTTHHELGHGYYFISYTQPGVPPLLRTSANPSFHEGIGELVALATRQIPYLKSTGVLPQDYKADEMKILLNDALEVAIPFMFWSSGVMTEWEAEFYGGGMPADQLNARWWALVKEKQGVEPPSPRGEQWCDAATKTHIDDTPAYYYNYAMATVFKFQMHDYICRRILHQDVHAANYANRKDVGAFLKAFMEKGATVDWRRLLKETTGEDLSTRAMAEYFKPLTAWLEAQNKGRQIGWD, encoded by the coding sequence ATGCGCCTGCTGCCCGCCCTTGTCCTCGGCATCCCCCTGGCCGCCCAGGCCCTCCACCCCGCCCAGGAGCGGGCCGAGCGCTTCCTCCAGCTGGTCAATTCCGGCTACCAAGCCCTCACCTACGTCCAGCAGGAGGCCGCCTGGGCCGCCAGCACCGATGTGACCCCGGCCCACGACGCCGCCGCCGAGACGGCCGGCAAAGCGCTGGCCGCCTTCACCGGGAACCCGGCCCTGATCCGGGAGGCCAAGGAGCTCCTGGCCCACAAGCGCGAGCTCAAGGAGACCACCTGGCGCCAGCTGGAATGGGTGCTCCTGAACGCGGCGGAGGGCCCCATGACCCAGCCCGCCCTGACCCGGGACCGCATCGCGGCGGAGACCCTGCAGGCCAGCCTCCTGAACGGCTTCACCTGGAAGATGGATGGCAAGCCCCTCACCGCCAACGACATCGACGGCATCCTGGGCGCCAGCGCCAACCTGGCCGAACGCCAGAAGGTCTGGGAGGCCTCCAAGGAGAACGGGGCCATCCTCCGGGCCAACCTGCTCAAGCTGCGGGACCTGCGGAACGGGTGCGCCCGGGAGCTGGGCTACCCGGACTACTTCTCCCTGCAGACCGCCAAGCACGGCATGACCCGCCAGGAGATGGTGGACCTCCACCGGGCCTTCCTGAAGGAGCTGCGCCCCCTCTACCTGCAGCTCCACACCTGGGTGAAGTACGAGATGGCCCGGAAGTTCGGGCAGCCCGTGCCGAAGACCATCCCCGCCCACTGGATCAACAACCGCTGGAGCCAGAACTGGACCGGCTTCGTCGACGGCGTGGACTTCGACCCCTTCTTCAAGGGCTGGACCCCGGAGCGGATCGTCCAGACCGCGGAGGCCTTCTACACCGGCCTGGGCTTCCCCAAGCTCCCGGCCACCTTCTGGGCCAAGTCCGACCTCTACCCCGTCCCCAAGGGCTCCGACCGCAAGAAGAACAGCCACGCCTCCTGCTGGCACCTGGACCTGGGCACCGACGTGCGCAGCCTCATGAGCGTCGAGCCCAACATGGAGTGGTTCAGCACCACCCACCACGAGCTCGGCCACGGCTACTACTTCATCAGCTACACCCAGCCCGGCGTCCCCCCCCTCCTCCGCACCAGCGCCAACCCCTCCTTCCATGAGGGCATCGGCGAGCTGGTGGCCCTCGCCACCCGCCAGATCCCCTACCTCAAGAGCACCGGCGTCCTCCCCCAGGACTACAAGGCGGACGAGATGAAGATCCTCCTCAACGACGCCCTGGAGGTGGCCATCCCCTTCATGTTCTGGTCCTCGGGCGTCATGACCGAGTGGGAGGCCGAATTCTACGGCGGCGGCATGCCCGCAGACCAGCTCAACGCCCGCTGGTGGGCCCTGGTGAAGGAAAAGCAGGGGGTGGAGCCCCCCTCCCCCCGGGGCGAGCAGTGGTGCGACGCCGCCACGAAGACCCACATCGACGACACCCCGGCCTACTACTACAACTACGCCATGGCCACGGTCTTCAAGTTCCAGATGCACGACTACATCTGCCGCCGCATCCTCCACCAGGACGTCCACGCCGCCAACTACGCCAACCGCAAGGATGTGGGCGCGTTCCTCAAGGCCTTCATGGAGAAGGGCGCCACCGTGGACTGGCGCAGGCTCCTGAAGGAGACCACGGGCGAGGACCTGTCGACCCGGGCCATGGCCGAGTACTTCAAGCCCCTCACCGCCTGGCTGGAAGCCCAGAACAAGGGCCGGCAGATCGGCTGGGACTAG
- the gcvPA gene encoding aminomethyl-transferring glycine dehydrogenase subunit GcvPA, with amino-acid sequence MRYLPTAPSEDRALLDAIGVQRAEDLLSGIPESLRLHRDLNLPACLSEQEVLAQVQGLADLNTPFKARFLGAGAYDHFVPAAVDQMISRQEWFTAYTPYQPEISQGTLQHIFEYQTLMCDLTGLEVGNASLYDGGTACVEAALMAVRLQKKRNTILVSQGLHPHYLEVLCTNITPHEGLKLVVVDLKDGVTDMDDLRAKLDGDVAAVLVGYPNFLGCVEDLPAISEAAKTCGAFVVSVTQEALSLGWFEAPGRAGADMACGEAMSFGNRPSFGGPFLGFLTVKDAHKREIPGRVVGQTRDLDGTTGYVLTLTAREQHIRRDKATSNICSNQGLVALRANIYLQLAGPEGLAGLAARNAAKAQFLRARLLELPDFAAPFGAPFFNEFVTEYKGDMKALLASCAKEGILPGLDLTPYAPSLKNHILWCATELNTREQIEHLVEVLARVPSVVG; translated from the coding sequence ATGCGCTACCTGCCAACGGCCCCTTCGGAGGATCGCGCCCTGCTCGACGCCATCGGCGTCCAGCGCGCGGAAGACCTCCTGTCGGGGATTCCCGAATCCCTCCGTCTGCACCGGGACCTGAACCTTCCCGCCTGCCTGTCCGAACAGGAGGTCCTGGCCCAGGTGCAGGGCCTGGCGGACCTCAACACCCCCTTCAAGGCCCGGTTCCTGGGCGCCGGCGCCTACGATCACTTCGTGCCCGCGGCGGTGGACCAGATGATCAGCCGCCAGGAGTGGTTCACCGCCTACACGCCCTACCAGCCCGAGATCAGCCAGGGCACCCTGCAGCACATCTTCGAGTACCAGACGCTGATGTGCGATCTCACGGGCCTGGAAGTGGGCAACGCCAGCCTCTACGACGGCGGCACCGCCTGCGTCGAGGCCGCGCTCATGGCCGTGCGCCTCCAGAAGAAGCGGAACACCATCCTCGTGAGCCAGGGGCTCCACCCCCACTACCTGGAAGTGCTCTGCACGAACATCACCCCCCACGAGGGCCTCAAGCTCGTGGTCGTCGACCTCAAGGACGGCGTCACCGACATGGACGACCTCCGGGCCAAGCTGGACGGCGACGTGGCCGCGGTGCTGGTGGGCTACCCCAACTTCCTCGGCTGCGTGGAGGACCTGCCGGCCATCTCCGAGGCCGCCAAGACCTGCGGGGCCTTCGTGGTCTCCGTCACCCAGGAGGCCCTGAGCCTCGGCTGGTTCGAGGCCCCCGGCCGCGCCGGGGCCGACATGGCCTGCGGCGAGGCGATGTCCTTCGGGAACCGGCCCAGCTTCGGCGGGCCCTTCCTCGGCTTCCTCACGGTCAAGGACGCCCACAAGCGCGAGATCCCGGGCCGCGTGGTCGGCCAGACCAGGGACCTGGACGGGACCACGGGCTACGTGCTGACCCTGACGGCCCGCGAGCAGCACATCCGCCGCGACAAGGCCACGTCCAACATCTGCTCCAACCAGGGCCTCGTGGCCCTGCGCGCCAACATCTACCTGCAGCTGGCGGGCCCCGAGGGCCTGGCGGGCCTCGCCGCCCGGAACGCCGCGAAGGCCCAGTTCCTGCGGGCGCGCCTCCTGGAGCTGCCGGACTTCGCCGCGCCCTTCGGCGCCCCCTTCTTCAACGAGTTCGTCACCGAATACAAGGGCGACATGAAGGCGCTGCTGGCGTCCTGCGCGAAGGAGGGCATCCTCCCCGGCCTCGACCTCACGCCCTACGCCCCCTCCCTGAAGAACCACATCCTGTGGTGCGCCACCGAACTCAACACCCGCGAGCAGATCGAGCACCTCGTGGAAGTGCTGGCCCGCGTGCCCAGCGTGGTCGGATAA
- a CDS encoding putative metalloprotease CJM1_0395 family protein translates to MADAVNALSPLTGVVDPTRQAGSALAGAALAGAALAGSTPAGPGAQAGTGTQAGTGAQAGTGAGAGQGRAPATGDTVELSPEAKAQVAQLKARDTEVKAHEQAHMAAGAGIVTGGASYAYQRGPDGQSYAVGGEVSIDTSPVKGNPAATVTKALRIEAAALAPADPSGQDRAVAAQAASMAAQAAAEAATQAMGGGDKAQGTKAGGAPQDAGAAASRPGTSAAGPYAEPTGQSVRGRGLDLYA, encoded by the coding sequence ATGGCCGACGCCGTGAATGCCCTCTCCCCCCTGACCGGCGTGGTGGATCCCACCCGCCAGGCGGGGTCCGCCCTCGCGGGGGCCGCCCTCGCGGGGGCCGCCCTCGCGGGGTCCACCCCTGCGGGTCCGGGCGCCCAGGCGGGGACGGGCACCCAGGCCGGGACGGGCGCCCAGGCTGGGACGGGCGCCGGGGCGGGGCAGGGGCGCGCTCCGGCCACCGGGGACACGGTGGAGCTGTCCCCCGAGGCCAAGGCCCAGGTGGCCCAGCTCAAGGCCCGGGACACGGAGGTCAAGGCCCACGAGCAGGCCCACATGGCCGCCGGGGCCGGCATCGTCACCGGCGGGGCCAGCTACGCCTACCAGCGGGGGCCGGACGGCCAGAGCTACGCGGTGGGGGGCGAGGTTTCCATCGACACCAGCCCGGTGAAGGGGAACCCGGCCGCGACCGTCACGAAGGCCCTGCGCATCGAGGCCGCGGCCCTGGCGCCCGCCGATCCCTCCGGGCAGGACCGGGCGGTCGCTGCCCAGGCTGCTAGCATGGCCGCCCAGGCGGCTGCAGAAGCCGCCACCCAGGCGATGGGCGGCGGGGACAAGGCCCAGGGAACGAAGGCGGGGGGCGCCCCCCAGGACGCGGGCGCCGCCGCGTCCCGCCCAGGGACCTCGGCCGCCGGCCCGTACGCGGAGCCGACGGGTCAGTCCGTCCGGGGCCGGGGGCTGGACCTCTACGCCTAG